In Carya illinoinensis cultivar Pawnee chromosome 10, C.illinoinensisPawnee_v1, whole genome shotgun sequence, one DNA window encodes the following:
- the LOC122278230 gene encoding transcriptional adapter ADA2b-like isoform X2, whose amino-acid sequence MGRSRGNFHSADEDPTQRSRRKKPASSGENSESASAGQGASEGKRALYHCNYCNKDITGKIRIKCAVCPDFDLCIECFSVGAEVTPHKSNHPYRVMDNLSFPLICADWNADDEILLLEGIEMYGLGNWAEIAEHVGTKSKEQCIEHYTNVYMSSPYFPLPDMSHVVGKNRKELLAMAKGHSEDKKGFPMIGELNLKEESTFSPSRVKVEDSHKGGSSGRLLSNLTAEVESGVRSSGSSAASTAANKKASNMAQVKDGNGVVKLEDPQADRSFGGKKPNSSGNKGPSLVELSGYNPKRHEFDPEYDNDAEQLLAEMEFKDTDTEDERELKLRVLRIYSKRLDERKRRKDFILERSLLYPNSFEKDLSSEERAICRRYDVFMRFHTKEEHEDLLQTVIAEHRTLKRIQELKEARAAGCRTSAEANRYLELKRKRESEENARRTKESAQIGPSSQAGPNTFMASESVGKELNSRPVGQAASSSVNDLDIGGSHGADLLSESEKRLCSEIRLPPPLYLKVQEVMSIEIINGNVTKKSDAHHLFKLEPSQIDRVYDVLVKKGIAQP is encoded by the exons ATCAAGGAGAAAAAAACCTGCATCCAGTGGTGAAAATTCAGAATctgcatctgcag GTCAAGGAGCAAGTGAAGGGAAAAGGGCTTTATACCACTGCAATTATTGCAACAAAGACATTACGGGGAAGATCAGAATCAAATGTGCCGTATGCCCTGATTTTGATCTATGTATAGAGTGTTTTTCTGTTGGAGCTGAGGTGACACCTCATAAGAGCAATCACCCTTACAGGGTTATG GACAATTTATCTTTTCCTCTTATTTGCGCTGACTGGAATGCAGATGATGAAATACTGCTTCTAGAG GGAATTGAAATGTATGGCTTGGGCAATTGGGCAGAAATTGCTGAGCATGTGGGGACTAAGAGTAAAGAACAGTGTATAGAGCACTATACAAATGTATATATGAGCTCCCCATACTTCCCTCTCCCG gacATGTCTCATGTTGTTGGAAAAAATCGAAAAGAGCTTCTTGCCATGGCTAAAGGACACAGTGAGGACAAGAAAG GATTTCCCATGATCGGGGAGCTTAATTTGAAGGAAGAATCTACGTTTTCTCCTTCAAGAGTCAA AGTTGAAGATTCACATAAAGGTGGTTCCTCTGGACGCTTATTGTCTAACTTAACTGCTG AGGTGGAATCTGGGGTTCGCTCTAGTGGCTCAAGTGCAGCATCAACAGCTGCTAACAAGAAGGCATCTAACATGGCCCAGGTTAAAGATGGCAATGGTGTTGTTAAATTGGAAG ATCCCCAAGCAGATAGGAGCTTTGGAGGGAAGAAACCAAATTCTTCTGGGAATAAGGGTCCTTCTTTAGTTGAGTTGAGTGGCTATAACCCCAAAAGACATGAGTTTGATCCTGAGTATGATAATGATGCTGAACAGTTATTGGCTGAGATGGAATTTAAGGATACAGACACAGAAGATGAACGTGAGCTGAAGTTGCGAGTGTTGCGTATCTATTCAAAGAG GCTTGATGAGAGAAAGCGTAGGAAGGATTTCATACTAGAAAGAAGTTTGTTATATCCAAATTCTTTCGAGAAGGACTTATCATCTGAAGAGAGGGCAATCTGTCGGCGCTATGATGTCTTCATGCGTTTTCATACCAAAGAAGAGCATGAGGATTTACTTCAGACTGTTATTGCAGAGCATCGGACACTAAAACGAATTCAAGAACTTAAG gAAGCCCGAGCTGCTGGTTGCCGCACTTCAGCCGAGGCTAATAGATACCTTGAActgaaaaggaaaagggaatcTGAAGAAAATGCTCGTAGAACAAAGGAAAGCGCTCAGATTGGTCCAAGCAGTCAGGCTGGTCCAAATACGTTCATGGCTTCAGAGTCTGTTGGCAAGGAGTTGAATTCCAGACCAGTAGGACAGGCTGCGTCAAGCTCTGTGAATGATTTGGATATAGGGGGCTCTCATGGGGCAGATCTATTGTCTGAAAGT GAGAAACGGCTATGCAGTGAGATTCGGCTACCCCCACCTCTTTATCTTAAGGTGCAAGAAGTGATGTCAATCGAAATAATCAATGGTAATGTTACTAAGAAATCCGATGCCCATCACCTGTTCAAGCTTGAACCTAGCCAAATTGACAGGGTTTATGACGTTCTTGTGAAAAAGGGGATTGCTCAGCCATGA
- the LOC122278230 gene encoding transcriptional adapter ADA2b-like isoform X1 encodes MGRSRGNFHSADEDPTQRSRRKKPASSGENSESASAGQGASEGKRALYHCNYCNKDITGKIRIKCAVCPDFDLCIECFSVGAEVTPHKSNHPYRVMDNLSFPLICADWNADDEILLLEGIEMYGLGNWAEIAEHVGTKSKEQCIEHYTNVYMSSPYFPLPDMSHVVGKNRKELLAMAKGHSEDKKGFPMIGELNLKEESTFSPSRVKVEDSHKGGSSGRLLSNLTAEVESGVRSSGSSAASTAANKKASNMAQVKDGNGVVKLEGVRQSTDGKWLIDPQADRSFGGKKPNSSGNKGPSLVELSGYNPKRHEFDPEYDNDAEQLLAEMEFKDTDTEDERELKLRVLRIYSKRLDERKRRKDFILERSLLYPNSFEKDLSSEERAICRRYDVFMRFHTKEEHEDLLQTVIAEHRTLKRIQELKEARAAGCRTSAEANRYLELKRKRESEENARRTKESAQIGPSSQAGPNTFMASESVGKELNSRPVGQAASSSVNDLDIGGSHGADLLSESEKRLCSEIRLPPPLYLKVQEVMSIEIINGNVTKKSDAHHLFKLEPSQIDRVYDVLVKKGIAQP; translated from the exons ATCAAGGAGAAAAAAACCTGCATCCAGTGGTGAAAATTCAGAATctgcatctgcag GTCAAGGAGCAAGTGAAGGGAAAAGGGCTTTATACCACTGCAATTATTGCAACAAAGACATTACGGGGAAGATCAGAATCAAATGTGCCGTATGCCCTGATTTTGATCTATGTATAGAGTGTTTTTCTGTTGGAGCTGAGGTGACACCTCATAAGAGCAATCACCCTTACAGGGTTATG GACAATTTATCTTTTCCTCTTATTTGCGCTGACTGGAATGCAGATGATGAAATACTGCTTCTAGAG GGAATTGAAATGTATGGCTTGGGCAATTGGGCAGAAATTGCTGAGCATGTGGGGACTAAGAGTAAAGAACAGTGTATAGAGCACTATACAAATGTATATATGAGCTCCCCATACTTCCCTCTCCCG gacATGTCTCATGTTGTTGGAAAAAATCGAAAAGAGCTTCTTGCCATGGCTAAAGGACACAGTGAGGACAAGAAAG GATTTCCCATGATCGGGGAGCTTAATTTGAAGGAAGAATCTACGTTTTCTCCTTCAAGAGTCAA AGTTGAAGATTCACATAAAGGTGGTTCCTCTGGACGCTTATTGTCTAACTTAACTGCTG AGGTGGAATCTGGGGTTCGCTCTAGTGGCTCAAGTGCAGCATCAACAGCTGCTAACAAGAAGGCATCTAACATGGCCCAGGTTAAAGATGGCAATGGTGTTGTTAAATTGGAAGGTGTGAGACAATCTACAGATGGCAAATGGTTGATAG ATCCCCAAGCAGATAGGAGCTTTGGAGGGAAGAAACCAAATTCTTCTGGGAATAAGGGTCCTTCTTTAGTTGAGTTGAGTGGCTATAACCCCAAAAGACATGAGTTTGATCCTGAGTATGATAATGATGCTGAACAGTTATTGGCTGAGATGGAATTTAAGGATACAGACACAGAAGATGAACGTGAGCTGAAGTTGCGAGTGTTGCGTATCTATTCAAAGAG GCTTGATGAGAGAAAGCGTAGGAAGGATTTCATACTAGAAAGAAGTTTGTTATATCCAAATTCTTTCGAGAAGGACTTATCATCTGAAGAGAGGGCAATCTGTCGGCGCTATGATGTCTTCATGCGTTTTCATACCAAAGAAGAGCATGAGGATTTACTTCAGACTGTTATTGCAGAGCATCGGACACTAAAACGAATTCAAGAACTTAAG gAAGCCCGAGCTGCTGGTTGCCGCACTTCAGCCGAGGCTAATAGATACCTTGAActgaaaaggaaaagggaatcTGAAGAAAATGCTCGTAGAACAAAGGAAAGCGCTCAGATTGGTCCAAGCAGTCAGGCTGGTCCAAATACGTTCATGGCTTCAGAGTCTGTTGGCAAGGAGTTGAATTCCAGACCAGTAGGACAGGCTGCGTCAAGCTCTGTGAATGATTTGGATATAGGGGGCTCTCATGGGGCAGATCTATTGTCTGAAAGT GAGAAACGGCTATGCAGTGAGATTCGGCTACCCCCACCTCTTTATCTTAAGGTGCAAGAAGTGATGTCAATCGAAATAATCAATGGTAATGTTACTAAGAAATCCGATGCCCATCACCTGTTCAAGCTTGAACCTAGCCAAATTGACAGGGTTTATGACGTTCTTGTGAAAAAGGGGATTGCTCAGCCATGA
- the LOC122278229 gene encoding uncharacterized protein LOC122278229 has protein sequence MSVDNHSFVEWEERIECHERGNRVIHFYLKDVSGGSVLAVVGTERSVRHMTYVVSDAFMALPGFEKSVNACTKWRARREVVEWLTSLVSRHRVPYSDISNSPMIDSRQTLGSFEVSMTGFCTRQTYVPDRMVARKLRVQDSEIVWSGVAWICAKQLKHYPAFCRNKTTIAVHSFVFIMAEEGNQYLGYLEDMYEDRKGLKKVKVRWFHHNKEVKGVIPQLNPHPREVFITPHVQVISAECVDGPAIVLTPKHYEKCVAAIAPGSSSGIHVCFRQFKNNMIKPFTLPKLHGYSNQAILSSIDGFLVSKQKLKRHKLHIEDEEELAHDDPLRMVTKRNRSYNGHQGLETGSSGARNSFPGNQITKCEPELPKLKLRFSRKTMGKKIVESQCPRSFKVDDKIELLCQDSGIRGCWFRCKVLRASQKHLKVQYDDVQDADGYGNLEEWVPAARVAAPDKFSMRCSGRLTIRPSPPEDFIHCKFEVGTAVDAWWNDGWWEGVIIGVNASGNDTLHVYIPGEHNCLKLRREDFRTSRDWVENKWVDIKGKPDILSCLSENVCPGLEPAVSSAMIEASGCGTTLLEPKVYTIPKLETVGEHQQEVPDLAISDDLQGKMKRIDLTRRLCENENGNNNANGDVKENNNANGDLDSANQRCQQLKPKNS, from the exons ATGTCTGTGGATAATCATAGTTTCGTGGAATGGGAGGAGCGCATCGAATGTCATGAACGTGGTAACCGTGTAATTCATTTTTATCTAAAGGATGTGTCGGGGGGTTCAGTCCTTGCTGTTGTTGGGACTGAGAGGAGTGTTAGGCACATGACATATGTAGTCTCGGATGCGTTTATGGCGTTGCCCGGATTTGAGAAATCCGTCAATGCGTGCACGAAATGGCGGGCGAGAAGAGAGGTGGTTGAATGGCTCACATCATTGGTCTCAAGGCATCGTGTGCCGTACTCAGATATTTCAA ATTCTCCAATGATTGACTCAAGGCAAACTTTAGGATCTTTTGAAGTGTCGATGACTGGATTCTGCACTCGTCAAACTTACGTTCCAGATCGTATG GTGGCAAGGAAATTGAGAGTTCAAGATTCAGAGATTGTATGGTCTGGTGTTGCTTGGATCTGTGCCAAACAGCTAAAGCACTACCCAGCTTTTTGCAGGAACAAAACTACTATAGCC GTCCATTCATTTGTATTTATTATGGCTGAAGAAGGAAATCAGTATCTTGGTTACTTGGAAGATATGTATGAAGACAGAAAAGGACTCAAAAAGGTAAAAGTGCGGTGGTTTCACCACAATAAAGAAGTCAAGGGTGTAATTCCTCAACTGAATCCCCACCCAAGAGAAGTTTTCATCACACCCCATGTTCAGGTGATCAGTGCCGAGTGTGTTGACGGTCCTGCAATAGTTTTGACTCCTAAGCATTATGAAAAATGTGTGGCTGCTATTGCACCTGGTTCTTCATCTGGAATCCATGTGTGCTTTAGGCAGTTTAAGAACAATATGATCAAGCCCTTCACTCTTCCTAAATTGCATGGGTATTCTAATCAAGCAATCCTCTCTTCTATAGATGGTTTCCTTGTCTCAAAGCAAAAACTGAAACGCCATAAATTGCATATTGAAGATGAGGAAGAGTTAGCACATGATGATCCTTTGAGGATGGTTACTAAGAGGAATAGAAGTTACAATGGGCATCAAGGACTTGAAACTGGTTCTTCTGGTGCCAGAAATTCATTCCCTGGGAATCAGATAACAAAGTGTGAACCAGAGCTCCCCAAGTTGAAATTGAGATTTTCAAGGAAAACAATGGGAAAAAAGATTGTTGAATCCCAATGTCCTCGTTCTTTTAAGGTTGATGATAAGATAGAACTGCTCTGTCAAGATAGTGGCATTCGAGGCTGCTGGTTTAGGTGTAAGGTCTTGCGGGCATCTCAGAAGCATCTCAAAGTTCAATATGATGATGTACAGGATGCAGATGGATATGGCAATCTAGAG GAATGGGTCCCTGCTGCTAGAGTTGCAGCTCCTGATAAATTCAGCATGAGATGCTCAGGCCGCCTGACAATTCGGCCAAGCCCTCCTGAAGATTTTATCCACTGTAAGTTCGAGGTTGGTACAGCAGTTGATGCATGGTGGAATGATGGCTGGTGGGAAGGTGTTATAATTGGAGTCAACGCATCTGGAAATGACACCCTGCATGTTTACATCCCTG GCGAACACAATTGTCTGAAGCTAAGGAGAGAGGACTTTCGAACGTCCAGAGATTGGGTAGAAAACAAATGGGTTGATATAAAGGGGAAGCCTGACATACTCAGTTGTTTAAGTGAAAATGTTTGTCCTGGCTTGGAGCCCGCAGTGTCTTCTGCAATGATTGAAGCATCTGGGTGTGGCACCACATTGTTGGAGCCCAAAGTTTACACAATTCCCAAACTTGAAACAGTTGGAGAACACCAACAAGAAGTACCTGACTTAGCCATATCGGATGACCTCCAAGGAAAAATGAAACGTATTGATTTGACAAGGCGGCTTTGTGAGAATGAAAATGGTAATAATAATGCCAATGGtgatgtaaaagaaaataacaatgcTAATGGTGATCTTGATTCTGCCAACCAGAGATGTCAGCAGCTGAAGCCCAAGAACAGTTAA